CTCATTCATAAATATCTGTGCTTGTGTGTAGCTAGACAGTTTTGAgtttaccattttaattgaagCCAGATAGCCAGCTCGTCTAGTATTGTAGCTAGCAGAAGAAGAAGGTGTCCATAAcatgctagctagcttgctaactggTGACTGCTGCTAAAACAGAAATACTCTTGGGAGTGGCAGGACAAAGAAATTGTTGCAGTCAGTTGTTTCGCTCTCACTGCTGTGATCAGCACTTTAGCCACTTGTTTAGCTCCACCAAAGTGTCATCAGCATGGTGTGATCTGAAACAAATAACTTTTTAATTAGAAATGTAAGTAAGTCTAGCTTTAAGGTTCCTTGGCCTGAATAAACTAGCATACACTTCACAGGCTTGTAGGTGACTAACAACTGAAGATGATCCCTTGTTGAATGGTGTTTTTTCCTCCCACAGTTTAAGGACCCCCAGGATGTTGCGTCTGCGTTGTAAGACCAAAAATGGGAGCCACATAATGCAGGGCCTGACCCACCAGTCCAGTGTGCAGGAGCTGAAGAGCAAGGTAGAGGAGCTGACTGGTATTCCCTGTGATGTACAGAAGCTCATGGTTGGCTACCCTCCCTCCAGCTTGGACCTCCGAAACGGAGATGCTCACCTAAGGGACTACCCTATCAAATCAGGTAGGCTATGGTGTCTCTTCTTACTTGAATAAATCAAATGTTACTTTCACACAGCTGGATAGACTTCACCCTGCTATGTCATGGCtgcattagatttttttttaaatgacacatTTGTTGCAGGAGACACTCTCATTGTTGAGGAGGAGAAGAACAAGATGAAGACCCAGACCACAAATTCAGCTGTAACCAAGGGACCCCGTCTGGAGTTTCCCCCGGTGCTGGCCAGACGGGTCGTTCCAGCAGACAACTCCTGCCTGTTCACCAGTGTCTCCTACGTGGTAGAGGGAGGGGTATACGACCCAGCTTGTGCCCCCGAGATGCGAGGCCTCATCACCCAGATTGTGTCCAGCAACCCCATGGCTTACTCTGAGGCGGTGTTGGGAAAGACCAACGAGGAGTACTGCACCTGGATCAGACGCGACGACACCTGGGGTGGAGCCATCGAGGTGTCCATCCTGTCTAAGTTCCACCAATGTGAGATCTGTGTAGTGGACACGCAGACTGTGCGTGTGGATCGATTTGGTGAGGACGCTGGCTACCACAAACGCGTGCTGCTCATCTACGACGGCATCCACTACGACCCACTGCAAAAGGAGACGCCCGGCTCCGACGCTCCACCCCAGACCATCTTCTCCACCACAGACGACATCATCCTGGCCCAGGCCCTGGAGCTGGCGGATGAGGCGCGAAGGAAGCGGCAGTTTACTGACGTCAACCGCTTTGCCCTGCGCTGCCTGGTTTGTCAGACAGGCCTAGTAGGACAGAAGGAGGCCCGGGAACATGCCAAGGAGACGGGCCATGCcaactttggagaggtgtgagtCAGAGCACTTCCTCACAACCACCACAAACCCCCATATCTTACAACGCTGTGTGTCTGTATGATCCTCTACCTCACTTGATCCAGCATCAGACACTGTGTTCAGTCTTACCCGTTCAGTATTACAACTACAGCTGTCAGCTCACAGGCTACTTTACTGCAAGGTTATGAGCTCATGAAAAATATTCTGTACAATTGTTTTGGGGACATTTTTAGTCTCACCCAATAACACAGTGGGTGATTGTTCGTTGAAGTGTTGTTGCTCAGCAATGTAGCATGTGTTCAGTTTGTCGACACTAATGGAGCAGAAAGCTTTCTTAACAGAACTGGAGATGCCTGAAAATGCCTTACTTTGACAGTTGACTTGTGGCATAAAAGGTTTAGTATGGCTAGACTCTTCAGTACTACCACAGAAATCAGAAATCTTTTTCTGGGGCCATTGTGGCATGATACACGTTTGGTTTTACACATCAATAACAATATTCATTTAAAAGGTTTTGTTTGTAGATGCCTCACCAGTACTTGAAAAAAAGTGAAAACGGCAAAATATCAAATATAAACCCAGTTACTTGGTAGAAAAGGTGTTCTTTCATTGTTTTACAGTGCAATGACTTTAATATTAGATAATAGCGGAGTTTAGCTAGATTCCTTATAGATCAATACAACCCTAAATTCTTCAATGGTGCTGTGACAAGCTTATTTTCCAAATGTAGGCTATTGCTGAATTAGTTATTTTATACAGTGTGAGGTGTCTGCATCTTGGTGTGAAACATAAATATTTAATGCAATTATTAGTATGCCATGGCACTCTGCCATTCAAAGGCCTTGGCATTACCTATAGTGAGataggtttttctttatttttttgtgtATTTTATATGGTGTAATTCTTTTTAATGAACATAACATTTGAATTGTTGTATTTTGGAGCTTTTAATTTTGATATTGATAGATGAATAGACTTTATGATGTATAATGTAAATCTAAGGGATGAATCCTCTTACATTTGCAGTTCAGGTAATGTCTACACAATGTGCTTTGCATCTCAACATTCACTTCATGGTCGTGTTTTTTGCTTTTATCCCCCATTACCCTCACTCATATTGTTGGACTATTGTGAGGACCACCAAGTGTTGTCATATTGAACTATGTATGTTAAATCTAAATGCATGTCAGAGGAAGACTGTGACTCTTTATTATACTTTCACCAATGAAAGCCACCACGGCCTTGCTCTTGCCTGGAAACCCGATGTTGAATTGCATTGAATTCTACGTTGGGCAGAAATGACTGTTTTAATCAGGAATGTTTCTTCCCACGACCTCTACcagccagaatgttgaataaaattatATTTTTACATACTTTACTGGTTGTCCATGCGGTTGGTCCTTTTGGCGGTAGGAATGTGAGACTATATTCCACAGTAAAGTATAATTACATAAACTTTTCAAAGCACTGGTAGTGGGTTCAGATTTCTATCACCTGAAGCATGCGCACAAAATAAAAATGCATGTACAAGATGCATGCATACTTGCCAAGCTCATGCATGTGTTTACATGGTTCTGTGCTTTGAAAAGCTTATGTAATAATACAGTCCTGTGGATATATATTGTCTCACATTCCTACCACCAAAGAACAAATCGCACGACAACCGGTAAAGTACGTTAAAATAtcattttattcaacattctggcttgtagatGGCGTGACAGGAAACTTTCCTGATTCAAATGCTAATTTTTTCCCGATGTAGAATTCATTGCAATTCCATGTTGGGTTTCTTGGCAACCCTTGCTATTGAAACGGAGTGTAGAAGACGTTGATATAGATAATTGAACCCTTTAAACATGAATTCTTACTTTTCTTCAAGTGGTTGGTAATGTTACTGGCAAAAAGATTCATCCATTATTTTTGTTGGCAGAGACCAGTGTAATGGTGAAATGctggtgatttttttttttttttccccatCAGACTACTAATATAGTCTAAAAGCTCTCACACATCTATTCCCATTTTTCTAAACAAAATGTTAAAAAATTTGCTTTTGTCAGCTGGTCATAAACAGATACCAAAGTGTCCCTTTCAGAAAACTTGTGACTTGTTATTTATAGAAAATGTATCAGCACTAGAAATCTTTTCTTACAATGAAATACTCTGGGTCAGGGCCGAGTTTGTGTGGTAGCCTATACTGCCCTACAAAGGCAACATGCAGTAACTACGAAGTTGGTAAAAAATCTTTGATCTATTGTAATGGCCAGGTATGTTTTCTGATTAATGTGGTATTTCGTTTCCTGACACAAGAACAAGTCAATTGATCAGAATATATAATGGTGTATCAGAAATTGCTGTCTCTAGACAGAAAAAGACTGAAGACAGATTTTGCAGTAAGAAAAATACATAGTTTCTGCATTTTTCCTTTGTAGGGCAGTATATGTTGCCTGTTCTTGCTGGGACTTTCCAAAGTCTTTGACATGTAAGAGGTATGGGTCTGGGGCATGGTTTTAGTGCagagctctccaaccctgttccaggagagctaccttcctgtaggttttcactccaaccccagttgtagctcacctgattcagtttatcaaccagctaattattaaaATCAGATTAGGtatggagtgaaaacctacaggacagtaagtagctctccatgaacagggttggagagccctgttctATTGGGTGTTGATGTGACTAAAATATGACTTCTCCCACGTTCCATTACATGGATGTTCAAGGACACTTTCAATGAATGTTGCACACAAAGCACTACAGAGAAACTGGGTTTACTTGATTTTTCACAATAAAAGTCACCATTTAGGAGATTATTTGAGTGAATATGTTTTTGTATTTGGTTTCAGATTCTAATGTGCTTTGAGCCCTGCAAATTGATACCATGTTGTCAACCAATGAATGATCTCTCTTAGCAATAGTACCGCTGCCATTCACTGTTAACCTTTTGTGATGTAGGCTACTCTGTTCTAACAGTGTATGAGGATCTCTGTTAGGCTTTAGTTTCATGTTTAAAGCATATCTCTCTGATGGGAGAATGTAATGTGGAGCTATATGACAGTAACCCGAGACACCATCAGTAACTGAATACAGTAATGCATATATCTGTTTTCCTTATGATAAACTGCACAATACAGATGAGATTTATTTGCAGGATGTCAGCAAAAAGGCCTAGCCTAGGCCACCTCTAGTGGGCGTTTGATATCGGGGAACTAGTGGCTGCCTAGGGAACAAAAATGGTAATGCTATTGTagtatacttttttatttttattgcacAATTTAGGGCTCTATTCACTCTGTAAAATTGAAGCGTCACAGATTCTGCAATATAAATTTAAAGGTAATTTCAAATTGAGCCAACATATGCCGTGTTTACCGTGAATACGGTCTCTGCTAAAGCtgaaacattgcctttaaatgtcaaTCACGTAAAGCTGAATTTCTGCAatgcggattgaatagagccctaaatcTTGCTCAATTTAGTTAGTAGACTAACTTTATAATTATAcagaacaaaaacataaatgcaacaatttcaatgatttccaTATAAGGGAATCAGTCAATTCAAAACAATTATATGGATTTGGGACTATAGGTTCaagtgactgggcaggggcgtaaacctgggaaggcataggcccacccactggggaaccaggcccagccaattaGAATTGAGTTCTTCCCCACAAAAAggcttcattacagacagaaatagtcCTCTTTTTCATCAGCTGtatgggtggctggtctcagatgatcctgcaggtgacgaagccggatgtggaggtcctgggctggcatggttacacgtggtctgcggttgtgaggctggtcggacgtactgccaaattctctaaagtgatgttggaggtggcttgtggtagagaaattaacattcaattatctggcaatagctctggtagacattcctgcagtcagcattccaattgcacgctccctcaacctgagacatgtggcattgtgttgtgtcacaaaactgcacattttagagtggccttttattgtcctaagcacaaggtgcacctatgtaatgatcatgctgtttaatcaacttcttgatatgccacacctgtcaggtggattgattatcttggcaaaggagaaatgctgactaacagggatgtaaacaaatttgtacacaccatttgagag
This genomic window from Oncorhynchus nerka isolate Pitt River linkage group LG2, Oner_Uvic_2.0, whole genome shotgun sequence contains:
- the LOC115145750 gene encoding ubiquitin thioesterase OTU1-like yields the protein MLRLRCKTKNGSHIMQGLTHQSSVQELKSKVEELTGIPCDVQKLMVGYPPSSLDLRNGDAHLRDYPIKSGDTLIVEEEKNKMKTQTTNSAVTKGPRLEFPPVLARRVVPADNSCLFTSVSYVVEGGVYDPACAPEMRGLITQIVSSNPMAYSEAVLGKTNEEYCTWIRRDDTWGGAIEVSILSKFHQCEICVVDTQTVRVDRFGEDAGYHKRVLLIYDGIHYDPLQKETPGSDAPPQTIFSTTDDIILAQALELADEARRKRQFTDVNRFALRCLVCQTGLVGQKEAREHAKETGHANFGEV